From Flavobacterium alkalisoli, the proteins below share one genomic window:
- a CDS encoding ATP-dependent Clp protease ATP-binding subunit: MDDNFSPRVKDVITYSKEEALRLGHDFIGTEHLMLGILRDGNGKAISILNNISVDLDHLRRKVEILSPANPNAERGNDKKNLHLTRQAERALRTTFLEAKVFQSTSISTAHLLLCILRNENDPTTKLLNKLKIDYETVKEQFINMTSSEEDYMENQPRAESYNDDAGQDDSMRESTFNNPNPQGGKANKKSKTPVLDNFGRDLTELAEEGKLDPVVGREKEIERVSQILSRRKKNNPLLIGEPGVGKSAIAEGLALRIIQKKVSRILFNKRVVTLDLASLVAGTKYRGQFEERMKAVMNELEKNDDIILFIDEIHTIVGAGGATGSLDASNMFKPALARGEIQCIGATTLDEYRQYIEKDGALERRFQKVMVEPTSVEETITILNNIKGKYEEHHNVNYTPEAIEACVKLTNRYMSERFLPDKAIDALDEAGSRVHITNIDVPKQILDLERQLEEVRELKNSVVKKQKYEEAAKLRDDEKRIEKDLAIAQEQWEEDAKNNRVTVTEDNVADVVSMMTGIPVNRIAQTESNKLAHLPELIRSKVIGQDDAVAKIAKSIQRNRAGLKDPNKPIGSFIFLGQTGVGKTQLAKVLAKELFDSEDALVRIDMSEYMEKFAISRLVGAPPGYVGYEEGGQLTEKVRRKPYCVVLLDEIEKAHPDVFNMLLQVLDDGYLTDSLGRKIDFRNTIIIMTSNVGARQIKDFGQGVGFGTAAKKAQADEHTKGVIESALKKTFAPEFINRIDDIIVFNPLEKEDIDKIIEIELAKLYARIKDLGYNITLSEKAKNFIADKGFDKQYGARPLKRAIQKYVEDTLAEEIITSKIGAGDEIFMDLDSNEQELEVTIKKAENPAS, translated from the coding sequence ATGGATGATAATTTTTCACCAAGGGTCAAAGACGTAATTACTTACAGTAAAGAGGAAGCTTTACGCCTGGGCCACGACTTTATTGGTACAGAACATTTGATGTTGGGGATTTTGAGGGACGGAAACGGCAAAGCAATTTCTATACTTAATAATATATCTGTTGATTTAGATCATTTAAGAAGAAAAGTAGAAATATTAAGCCCTGCCAACCCAAACGCAGAGCGCGGGAACGACAAGAAAAACCTGCACTTAACGCGCCAGGCAGAACGTGCCCTTAGAACAACATTTCTGGAAGCCAAGGTTTTCCAAAGTACCTCTATAAGTACGGCACACTTACTGTTGTGTATTTTACGCAACGAAAACGACCCTACTACAAAGTTGCTTAATAAGCTAAAAATCGATTACGAAACAGTTAAAGAACAATTTATCAACATGACATCAAGCGAAGAAGATTATATGGAAAACCAGCCAAGGGCTGAGTCTTACAACGATGATGCAGGACAGGATGACAGTATGCGCGAAAGCACCTTTAATAACCCTAACCCACAGGGTGGCAAAGCCAACAAAAAATCTAAAACCCCGGTATTAGACAACTTTGGCCGTGACCTTACCGAGCTTGCCGAAGAAGGCAAACTTGACCCTGTTGTTGGACGTGAAAAAGAGATTGAACGTGTGTCGCAAATACTTAGCCGCAGAAAGAAAAACAATCCACTGCTAATTGGTGAACCCGGTGTGGGTAAATCGGCCATTGCAGAAGGTTTGGCCCTGCGCATCATACAGAAAAAAGTATCACGCATACTTTTCAACAAACGTGTGGTAACATTAGATCTTGCCAGCTTAGTGGCAGGTACTAAATACCGCGGCCAGTTTGAAGAGCGTATGAAAGCCGTGATGAACGAACTGGAAAAGAATGACGACATCATTCTGTTTATCGACGAGATACACACCATTGTAGGTGCAGGTGGCGCTACAGGTTCGCTGGATGCCAGCAACATGTTTAAGCCTGCCCTTGCAAGAGGCGAAATACAATGCATCGGTGCTACTACCCTTGATGAGTACAGGCAATACATTGAAAAAGACGGAGCGCTAGAAAGACGTTTCCAGAAAGTAATGGTAGAGCCTACATCGGTAGAAGAAACAATTACCATACTTAACAACATTAAAGGTAAGTATGAAGAGCACCACAATGTTAACTATACACCAGAGGCTATTGAGGCTTGTGTTAAGCTAACTAACCGCTATATGAGCGAGCGTTTCCTTCCGGACAAGGCTATTGATGCGCTTGACGAGGCCGGTTCAAGGGTACACATTACCAATATAGATGTACCTAAACAGATACTGGATCTTGAAAGACAGCTGGAAGAAGTACGTGAGCTTAAAAACTCGGTAGTTAAGAAACAGAAATATGAAGAGGCCGCTAAGCTTCGTGACGATGAAAAACGCATTGAAAAAGACCTTGCCATCGCTCAGGAGCAGTGGGAAGAAGACGCTAAAAACAATCGCGTTACCGTTACAGAAGACAATGTGGCAGATGTTGTATCTATGATGACAGGTATTCCCGTAAACCGTATTGCGCAAACCGAGAGCAACAAACTGGCTCACCTGCCTGAACTGATCAGAAGCAAAGTTATAGGTCAGGATGATGCTGTTGCCAAGATTGCAAAATCGATACAACGTAACCGTGCCGGACTTAAAGACCCTAACAAACCGATAGGTTCGTTTATATTCCTTGGGCAAACAGGTGTTGGTAAAACACAGCTGGCTAAGGTACTGGCTAAAGAACTGTTTGACTCTGAAGATGCGCTTGTACGTATCGACATGAGTGAGTACATGGAAAAATTTGCCATATCAAGACTTGTAGGTGCGCCTCCGGGATATGTGGGTTATGAAGAAGGCGGACAGCTTACTGAAAAAGTACGCAGAAAACCTTACTGTGTAGTACTTCTTGATGAGATTGAAAAAGCTCACCCGGATGTATTCAATATGCTTTTACAGGTACTGGATGATGGTTACCTTACAGACAGCCTTGGCAGGAAAATAGACTTTAGGAACACTATTATAATAATGACATCTAACGTTGGTGCAAGACAAATTAAAGACTTCGGCCAGGGTGTTGGTTTTGGTACTGCTGCTAAAAAAGCACAGGCAGACGAGCATACAAAAGGTGTTATTGAAAGTGCCCTTAAAAAGACGTTTGCTCCTGAGTTTATCAACAGGATAGATGATATTATCGTGTTTAACCCACTTGAAAAAGAGGACATCGATAAGATCATAGAAATCGAGCTTGCTAAACTTTACGCAAGGATTAAAGATCTTGGATATAACATCACGCTGAGTGAAAAAGCTAAAAACTTTATCGCTGATAAAGGATTTGATAAGCAGTATGGTGCCAGGCCACTTAAAAGGGCTATCCAGAAATATGTTGAAGATACCCTTGCAGAAGAGATTATCACTTCTAAAATAGGTGCCGGAGACGAAATCTTTATGGATCTTGACAGTAATGAACAGGAACTTGAAGTAACTATTAAAAAAGCGGAGAATCCGGCTAGTTAA
- the gyrA gene encoding DNA gyrase subunit A produces the protein MSEGEKLIPINIEDQMKSAYIDYSMSVIVSRALPDVRDGLKPVHRRVLYGMYELGVLSNRAYKKSARIVGEVLGKYHPHGDTSVYDAMVRMAQDWSLRYLLVDGQGNFGSIDGDSPAAMRYTEARMRKISEDIMADLDKETVDFQLNFDDTLQEPTVMPTRVPNLLVNGASGIAVGMATNMPPHNLTEVIDGTLAYIDNNDIEIDELMNYVKAPDFPTGGVIYGYEGVREAFKTGRGRVVMRAKANFEEIDGKECIVVTEIPYQVNKAEMIKKTADLVNEKKIEGISNIRDESDRKGMRIVYILKREAVPNVVLNTLYKYTQLQSSFSVNNIALVNGRPHTLNLKELIHYFVEHRHDVVVRRTQYELRKAEERAHILEGLIIASDNIDEVIALIRGSKDGEEARAKLMERFNLSEIQAKAIVEMRLRQLTGLEQDKLRAEYEDIMKLIAELKALLESKELRMQLIKEELVEIRDKYGDERRSQIEYSGGDVSIEDLIADENVVITISHAGYIKRTPLSEYKTQNRGGVGQKGSATRDQDFLEHLFVATNHQYMLFFTQKGKCFWMRVYEIPEGNKTSKGRAIQNLINIENDDKVKAFICTLDLKNEEYINNHYVIMATKKGVVKKTLLEQYSRPRLNGINAITIREDDELLEAKLTTGESQVLLAVKSGKLVRFEEGKTRPMGRSASGVRGITLQDDNDEVIGMISVNDMNSEILVVSEKGYGKRSSLEDYRITNRGGKGVKTLNITDKTGKLVAINNVTDADDLMIINKSGLTIRMQVSDLRVMGRATQGVRLINIKGNDSIAAVAKVMREEEGEDVIDAEDVSAETTDDTTANENQNQE, from the coding sequence ATGTCTGAAGGAGAAAAGTTAATTCCTATTAACATCGAAGACCAAATGAAATCGGCATACATTGACTATTCAATGTCGGTAATTGTATCGAGGGCGCTTCCGGATGTTAGAGATGGCTTGAAACCCGTACATCGAAGAGTACTTTACGGAATGTATGAACTTGGGGTACTTTCAAATAGAGCTTATAAAAAATCGGCAAGGATTGTAGGTGAGGTTCTTGGTAAATACCACCCTCACGGAGATACATCTGTTTACGACGCCATGGTGCGTATGGCCCAGGACTGGAGTTTAAGATATCTTTTAGTAGACGGGCAGGGTAACTTCGGGTCAATAGACGGTGACAGTCCGGCAGCGATGCGTTATACCGAGGCAAGGATGAGAAAAATATCGGAAGATATTATGGCTGACCTTGACAAAGAGACAGTAGACTTTCAGTTAAACTTTGACGATACATTACAGGAACCAACCGTAATGCCTACACGTGTACCTAACTTACTTGTTAACGGTGCATCGGGTATTGCAGTAGGTATGGCTACAAATATGCCTCCGCACAACCTTACAGAGGTGATAGATGGTACCCTGGCGTATATAGACAATAATGATATTGAGATAGACGAACTTATGAACTATGTAAAAGCACCTGATTTCCCTACGGGAGGTGTTATTTACGGTTATGAGGGCGTGCGTGAAGCTTTTAAAACAGGCCGTGGAAGGGTTGTAATGAGAGCTAAGGCAAACTTTGAAGAAATAGACGGTAAGGAGTGTATTGTTGTTACAGAGATTCCTTATCAGGTTAATAAGGCAGAGATGATTAAAAAGACTGCCGATCTTGTTAACGAAAAGAAAATTGAGGGTATTTCCAACATCCGTGACGAGTCGGACAGGAAAGGTATGCGTATTGTATATATCCTTAAAAGAGAGGCTGTGCCAAATGTGGTGCTAAACACTCTATATAAGTATACACAATTACAGTCTTCTTTCAGTGTAAACAACATTGCGCTTGTTAACGGAAGACCTCATACATTAAACCTTAAGGAGCTTATTCATTACTTTGTGGAGCACCGCCACGATGTGGTAGTAAGGAGAACTCAATATGAACTTCGCAAAGCTGAAGAGCGTGCACACATATTAGAAGGTCTTATTATTGCTTCTGATAATATTGATGAGGTAATCGCACTTATCCGTGGATCTAAAGACGGAGAAGAGGCTCGTGCTAAATTAATGGAAAGGTTTAATCTTAGCGAAATTCAGGCTAAGGCGATTGTAGAGATGCGTTTAAGGCAGCTTACAGGACTGGAGCAGGATAAACTGAGAGCAGAATATGAGGATATCATGAAGTTAATTGCTGAATTGAAAGCCTTATTAGAAAGCAAAGAGCTAAGAATGCAGCTTATTAAAGAGGAGCTGGTTGAAATTAGAGATAAATATGGCGATGAGCGCCGTTCTCAAATAGAATACTCTGGTGGCGATGTAAGTATAGAAGACCTTATTGCCGATGAGAATGTGGTTATTACCATTTCTCATGCAGGTTACATTAAACGTACACCACTATCAGAATACAAAACCCAAAACAGGGGAGGAGTAGGGCAAAAAGGTTCGGCAACACGTGATCAGGACTTCCTGGAGCACCTGTTTGTTGCTACTAACCACCAGTACATGCTGTTCTTTACCCAAAAAGGAAAATGTTTCTGGATGAGGGTTTATGAAATTCCTGAAGGTAATAAAACAAGTAAAGGGCGTGCTATACAAAACCTTATCAATATTGAGAACGATGACAAGGTTAAAGCATTTATCTGCACACTTGACCTTAAGAACGAAGAGTACATCAATAACCACTATGTAATTATGGCTACTAAAAAAGGTGTGGTTAAAAAGACATTACTGGAGCAGTACTCACGTCCGAGATTAAACGGTATTAATGCAATTACCATTCGTGAAGACGACGAACTATTAGAAGCAAAATTAACTACAGGCGAAAGCCAGGTGCTCCTTGCAGTTAAATCTGGTAAACTTGTTCGTTTTGAAGAAGGTAAAACACGTCCGATGGGTCGTAGTGCATCAGGAGTTCGTGGTATAACGCTTCAGGATGACAACGATGAGGTAATCGGCATGATTTCTGTAAATGATATGAACAGTGAGATTCTTGTTGTGTCTGAAAAAGGATACGGTAAGCGTTCAAGCCTTGAAGATTACAGGATAACAAACCGTGGTGGTAAAGGTGTTAAAACCCTTAATATTACAGATAAGACCGGTAAGCTTGTTGCGATTAATAACGTAACCGATGCTGATGACCTTATGATTATCAACAAGTCGGGCTTAACGATAAGAATGCAGGTTTCAGACCTAAGGGTTATGGGGCGTGCTACACAAGGTGTACGACTTATTAATATTAAAGGAAATGACTCTATCGCTGCCGTTGCAAAAGTTATGCGTGAGGAGGAAGGCGAAGATGTTATTGATGCAGAAGATGTATCGGCAGAAACAACCGATGACACAACTGCAAACGAAAATCAAAACCAGGAATAA
- a CDS encoding tetratricopeptide repeat protein encodes MKAKYAIAASLLISIGAYAQKDELKQMKKIVNKEQPTAEDLQKLKQLIDQAEPLMANADDKQKADFYYYKGNYDLVMAIAKMDQNGIKAAIADFNKVLELEKTTKREYTKEITEEIYPEVSKGMLAIAKELGANQNYKAAVPLYEMAYELNKKDTINLYNAAAYAINAKDYDASLKYFEELDRLGFTNKRLSYTATSPEGEVQYFNDKKTRDLYIQTASYTNPGVHKDPSVRGDIIKNIALLYIQKGDKDKAMQAIAKAKKQNPNDIGLLSAESQIYFESGDMENYQRVIKDILNLGSKDPNLYFNLGVTSAQAGQKEEAKQYYQKAIEIDPKYAAAYYNIGVLLLDGEDAIVSEMNGLGTSKKDMARYDLLKEKRDAIYKESLSYVKKAYDMETNPENKEQFKALLASLYTGLDMMDEANALKKK; translated from the coding sequence ATGAAAGCTAAATATGCAATTGCTGCATCTTTATTAATTTCTATAGGCGCTTATGCTCAAAAGGATGAGCTTAAGCAAATGAAAAAAATTGTAAATAAGGAGCAGCCTACTGCAGAAGACCTGCAGAAATTAAAGCAGCTTATTGATCAGGCAGAACCTCTAATGGCTAATGCTGATGATAAGCAAAAAGCAGACTTTTACTATTACAAAGGTAATTATGACTTAGTAATGGCTATCGCAAAAATGGACCAGAACGGAATTAAAGCTGCGATTGCTGATTTTAACAAAGTGCTTGAGCTTGAGAAAACCACTAAGCGTGAATATACAAAAGAGATTACTGAGGAAATCTATCCGGAAGTAAGTAAAGGTATGTTAGCTATTGCTAAAGAGCTAGGTGCTAACCAAAACTACAAAGCAGCTGTACCTTTATATGAAATGGCTTATGAGCTTAATAAAAAGGATACTATTAATCTTTACAACGCTGCAGCTTATGCAATTAATGCTAAAGACTATGATGCATCTCTTAAATATTTTGAAGAGCTTGACCGTTTAGGTTTCACTAATAAAAGATTAAGCTATACTGCTACAAGCCCTGAAGGTGAAGTGCAATACTTTAATGATAAAAAAACAAGAGATCTTTACATTCAAACGGCTAGTTATACAAACCCGGGTGTTCATAAAGATCCTTCTGTAAGAGGTGATATCATTAAAAACATAGCGCTTCTTTATATCCAGAAAGGGGATAAGGATAAAGCTATGCAGGCTATTGCAAAAGCTAAAAAGCAAAACCCGAATGATATAGGCCTTCTTTCTGCAGAGTCTCAAATCTATTTTGAATCTGGTGATATGGAGAACTACCAAAGAGTAATAAAGGATATCTTAAACTTAGGTTCTAAAGATCCTAACCTTTACTTTAATCTTGGTGTGACTTCTGCTCAGGCAGGCCAGAAAGAAGAGGCTAAACAGTACTACCAAAAAGCTATTGAAATAGATCCTAAATATGCAGCTGCTTATTATAACATAGGTGTATTGCTTCTTGATGGTGAAGATGCTATTGTTAGTGAGATGAACGGCCTTGGTACTTCTAAAAAAGATATGGCTCGTTACGACCTGCTTAAAGAAAAAAGGGATGCTATCTATAAGGAGTCTTTGTCTTATGTAAAGAAAGCTTATGATATGGAAACTAATCCTGAGAACAAAGAACAGTTTAAAGCGCTTTTAGCCAGCCTTTATACAGGTCTTGATATGATGGATGAGGCAAATGCCCTTAAAAAGAAATAA